In the Grimontia kaedaensis genome, one interval contains:
- the rsmH gene encoding 16S rRNA (cytosine(1402)-N(4))-methyltransferase RsmH: MSEQFSHISVLLHESIEGLALKPDGIYVDGTFGRGGHTREILRRLGDGGQLYSIDRDPQAIEEAGTIDDPRFNIIHGPFSGIQQYIEERGLSGKIDGVLLDLGVSSPQLDDPERGFSFMRDGPLDMRMDPTSGIPASQWLAEAEADDIAWVLKEFGEERFAKRIARAIVAHREDETKEPLTRTLQLANLIAAVSPSRDRKKHPATRCFQAIRIYINSELEEIETAMQGALEVLAPGGRLSIISFHSLEDRLVKRFMRKQSKGPDVPHGVPLTEDQIRALGQAKMKLVGKALKPSDVEVSDNTRSRSSVLRVAEKLGD; encoded by the coding sequence ATGTCAGAGCAGTTTTCACACATTTCCGTCCTCCTCCACGAATCCATAGAAGGTCTCGCACTCAAACCTGACGGCATTTATGTCGATGGTACGTTTGGCCGTGGTGGACATACCCGAGAAATTTTACGTCGTCTGGGTGACGGTGGTCAGCTTTACAGTATTGACCGCGATCCGCAGGCGATTGAAGAGGCAGGCACAATTGATGACCCGCGCTTCAACATTATTCATGGCCCATTTTCCGGAATCCAACAATACATCGAAGAACGTGGTCTGAGTGGCAAGATTGACGGCGTATTGCTGGACCTTGGGGTGTCTTCACCGCAATTAGACGATCCAGAACGTGGCTTTAGCTTTATGCGCGATGGTCCTTTGGACATGCGCATGGATCCGACTTCAGGTATTCCAGCTTCTCAATGGCTTGCCGAAGCGGAAGCCGACGACATTGCCTGGGTGTTGAAAGAGTTTGGAGAAGAGCGATTTGCCAAGCGTATCGCCCGTGCCATTGTTGCGCACCGCGAAGATGAAACCAAAGAGCCGTTGACCCGCACTTTGCAGTTGGCCAACTTGATTGCTGCGGTATCACCTTCCCGTGATCGTAAAAAGCACCCTGCGACCCGCTGTTTTCAGGCGATTCGCATTTACATCAACAGTGAGCTGGAAGAGATTGAAACGGCGATGCAAGGTGCGCTTGAAGTGCTGGCGCCGGGTGGTCGACTTTCCATCATCAGCTTCCACTCATTGGAAGACCGTTTGGTGAAACGCTTTATGCGTAAGCAAAGCAAAGGGCCGGATGTGCCACATGGCGTGCCACTGACCGAAGATCAAATCCGTGCTCTGGGTCAGGCAAAGATGAAGCTGGTGGGCAAAGCATTGAAACCGTCCGACGTGGAAGTCTCAGACAACACTCGCTCCCGAAGCTCGGTGCTGCGTGTGGCAGAAAAATTGGGTGACTGA
- a CDS encoding penicillin-binding transpeptidase domain-containing protein, with translation MKGKTKPTNQRAKKPAPNLIRWRFVTVCFCISLAMVALIARAAFIQVIEPDRLLQEGDMRSVRVKALHSARGIITDRNGESLAVSVPVEAVYVDPVTVFKNGGLKDIERWYALADVLGIDRQAMVNRIERNKTKRFIYLQRQVGPAVANYVSGLRLPGIGLNDESRRFYPAGEVSAHLVGVTGIDGRGLEGIERGYDGWLSGEPGRRTVRKDRYGRVVEVISKEAKEEGKPLQLSIDQRLQAISYRAIKQAVADYRATSGSLVMVDVRTGEVLAMVNAPSYNPNNRSDLKSFKMRNRAITDVFEPGSTIKPLVVLAALENGVADESTIIDTGNGVMSIGGARVRDVSKVGEANLRKILQKSSNIGVSKLSLSMPVEALLGLYSSFGIGDATGVSLVGESYGLYPNRRRWSDFERATLSFGYGLSITPSQLARAYAVLGAEGVNRPLSILKTESVVPGKQVASQENTRKVLDMLESVTQEGGSARRAAVDGYRVGAKTGTAKVAVAGGYGDEYIGYTAGIAPLSEPRIAMVVVINEPQGDKYYGGQVAAPVFSDVMKSALQILNIAPDAQQPFLQIANTDNRN, from the coding sequence GTGAAGGGAAAAACGAAACCGACCAATCAGCGAGCGAAAAAGCCCGCACCGAATTTGATTCGGTGGCGTTTTGTCACGGTCTGTTTCTGTATTTCCCTTGCCATGGTCGCGTTGATTGCCCGCGCCGCATTCATTCAGGTCATCGAACCGGATCGCCTTCTTCAGGAAGGCGATATGCGTTCTGTCCGTGTCAAAGCCCTTCATTCCGCACGTGGCATTATCACCGATCGCAACGGTGAGTCGTTGGCTGTCAGTGTCCCGGTTGAAGCGGTATATGTGGATCCGGTGACTGTATTTAAAAACGGCGGCCTTAAAGATATCGAACGCTGGTACGCGTTGGCTGATGTGTTGGGTATCGATCGTCAGGCGATGGTAAACCGCATCGAGCGTAATAAAACAAAACGCTTTATTTACCTCCAGCGTCAGGTCGGTCCTGCTGTTGCCAACTATGTTTCCGGTCTCCGCTTACCGGGTATTGGCTTGAATGACGAGTCCCGTCGTTTTTATCCGGCAGGTGAGGTTAGTGCTCACCTTGTAGGTGTAACCGGTATTGATGGCCGTGGTCTTGAAGGGATTGAACGCGGTTATGATGGTTGGTTGAGTGGCGAACCGGGCCGCCGTACTGTGCGCAAAGACCGTTATGGTCGCGTCGTGGAAGTGATTTCCAAAGAGGCCAAGGAAGAAGGCAAGCCACTTCAACTGAGTATCGATCAGCGCCTTCAGGCGATTTCTTATCGCGCCATCAAGCAAGCGGTCGCGGACTACCGTGCGACCTCAGGCTCATTGGTCATGGTCGATGTCCGAACGGGGGAAGTATTGGCGATGGTGAATGCGCCGTCGTACAACCCCAATAACCGCTCTGATCTGAAAAGTTTCAAGATGCGCAACCGCGCCATCACTGACGTCTTCGAGCCTGGTTCTACTATCAAACCTCTGGTGGTATTGGCAGCACTGGAAAACGGCGTAGCCGATGAATCGACCATCATTGATACCGGCAACGGCGTGATGAGTATCGGCGGTGCGCGTGTCCGCGATGTTTCCAAAGTCGGTGAAGCAAACCTCCGTAAAATTCTCCAAAAATCCAGTAACATCGGTGTCAGTAAGCTGTCGCTTTCTATGCCCGTCGAAGCGCTGCTTGGTCTTTACAGCAGCTTTGGCATCGGTGACGCAACAGGTGTGAGCCTGGTTGGTGAGTCTTATGGACTCTATCCGAACCGCCGTCGTTGGTCTGACTTCGAACGCGCGACGCTCTCCTTTGGTTATGGCCTCTCTATTACGCCATCTCAGCTTGCTCGTGCTTATGCGGTACTTGGCGCGGAAGGTGTGAATCGCCCGCTGTCGATTTTGAAAACCGAATCCGTGGTACCGGGTAAACAGGTCGCGTCACAAGAAAATACCCGAAAAGTCCTCGATATGTTGGAGTCCGTGACGCAGGAAGGCGGGAGTGCCCGCCGTGCAGCGGTCGATGGATATCGCGTCGGGGCAAAAACAGGGACAGCGAAAGTTGCAGTGGCTGGTGGCTACGGTGATGAATATATCGGTTATACAGCGGGGATCGCACCTTTGAGCGAGCCACGCATTGCCATGGTGGTGGTGATCAATGAACCCCAAGGCGACAAATATTACGGTGGTCAGGTTGCGGCCCCCGTGTTTTCTGACGTGATGAAGAGCGCGTTGCAGATCCTCAATATCGCACCGGACGCTCAGCAGCCATTTTTACAGATTGCTAATACGGACAATCGGAACTGA
- a CDS encoding phosphoheptose isomerase: protein MLDSIKESFTESIQTQIAAAEALPEQISKAAMVMVQCLLNGNKILCCGNGGSAANAQHFASCLLNRFETERPSLPALALTADTVTLTAVANDYHHDEVFSKQVRAFGQGGDVLLALSTSGNSKDIIKAMEAAVTRDMTIVALTGKDGGEMAGLLGEQDVEIRIPSQRTSRVQEVHLITLHTLCDLIDQYLFPTHGE from the coding sequence ATGCTAGATAGCATCAAAGAGAGTTTCACCGAAAGTATCCAGACACAAATTGCTGCCGCGGAGGCCTTGCCTGAGCAGATCTCCAAAGCCGCGATGGTGATGGTGCAGTGTCTGCTTAACGGCAACAAAATCCTATGTTGTGGTAACGGTGGCTCCGCAGCAAATGCTCAGCATTTCGCTTCCTGTCTGCTTAACCGCTTTGAAACAGAGCGCCCTAGCCTGCCTGCATTAGCGTTGACAGCAGATACCGTCACCCTGACAGCGGTCGCGAATGATTACCACCATGATGAAGTCTTCTCCAAGCAGGTACGAGCATTCGGACAAGGCGGAGACGTACTATTGGCGCTGTCTACCAGCGGTAATAGCAAAGACATCATCAAGGCAATGGAAGCCGCCGTAACACGCGACATGACTATCGTGGCGCTTACCGGCAAAGATGGCGGTGAAATGGCAGGCCTCTTGGGTGAGCAGGATGTGGAAATCCGTATCCCTTCCCAGCGCACATCCCGCGTACAGGAAGTTCACCTGATCACCTTGCACACACTTTGCGATCTTATCGATCAGTACCTATTCCCGACGCACGGAGAATAA
- the rsmI gene encoding 16S rRNA (cytidine(1402)-2'-O)-methyltransferase, which translates to MTDETSTMVDVSTLYIVPTPIGNLGDITQRALEILQQVDIIAAEDTRHTGKLLSHFGITTRTFALHDHNEQQKADFLIEKLVTGQTIALVSDAGTPLISDPGYHLVTRCRQAGVKVVPLPGPCAVITALSASGLPSDRFSFEGFLPPKSKGRRDKFSDIAEDPRTLIFYESPHRILDTLDDMLAVLGAERQVVLARELTKTYETIHGAPLGELIEWLNEDSNRIRGEMVLLIAGHRAEKEDLPLEATKAVTLLAKELPLKKASAIAAELYNVKKNALYKWGLENLE; encoded by the coding sequence ATGACTGATGAAACTTCAACCATGGTTGACGTCTCAACTTTATATATCGTGCCGACACCGATCGGAAACCTGGGAGATATCACCCAGCGTGCTTTGGAGATTTTGCAGCAGGTCGACATCATCGCTGCCGAGGATACCCGCCACACTGGTAAACTACTGTCCCATTTTGGAATCACCACCCGAACTTTCGCACTGCATGACCACAATGAACAACAGAAAGCAGACTTTCTGATTGAAAAATTGGTCACAGGGCAAACTATCGCGCTGGTGTCTGATGCGGGCACGCCGTTGATATCTGATCCAGGTTACCACTTGGTAACCCGTTGTCGTCAGGCGGGTGTCAAAGTTGTTCCTTTGCCTGGGCCTTGTGCAGTCATTACTGCCTTGAGTGCGTCTGGCTTGCCTTCGGATCGTTTCAGCTTCGAAGGTTTTCTGCCGCCAAAAAGCAAAGGCCGCCGTGATAAGTTTTCTGACATTGCAGAAGACCCACGAACCCTGATTTTTTACGAATCGCCACACCGTATTCTCGATACGCTCGACGACATGCTGGCGGTATTGGGTGCGGAGCGTCAGGTAGTCTTGGCACGGGAGCTGACCAAAACCTATGAAACCATTCATGGTGCGCCGCTGGGCGAGTTGATTGAATGGCTGAATGAAGACAGCAACCGTATCCGCGGTGAGATGGTGCTTTTGATTGCTGGTCACCGCGCCGAGAAAGAGGACTTGCCATTGGAAGCAACCAAAGCGGTTACTTTGCTGGCGAAGGAGTTGCCACTTAAGAAGGCGTCTGCGATTGCGGCTGAGCTGTATAACGTGAAAAAAAATGCCCTCTATAAGTGGGGTTTAGAAAACCTCGAATAA
- the sspA gene encoding stringent starvation protein SspA, translating to MAVAANKRSVMTLYSDASDMYSHQVRIVLAEKGVTYEIELVDPNNLPEDLLDLNPYNSVPTLVDRELALYNANIIMEYLDERFPHPPLMPVYPVARGNSRLMMYRIERNWYTLAEKIEKGNAEDADKARRQLREELLALAPVFAEYPFFMSEEFSLVDCYLAPLLWRLPVMGIELSGPGAKEVKTYMARVFERDSFLASLTEAEREMRLAQ from the coding sequence ATGGCTGTTGCTGCCAATAAACGCTCGGTGATGACGTTGTATTCAGACGCATCAGACATGTATAGCCATCAGGTTCGCATCGTTCTGGCAGAGAAAGGTGTGACATACGAGATTGAGCTTGTTGATCCAAATAACCTGCCAGAGGATTTACTCGATCTGAATCCGTATAACTCGGTTCCGACTCTGGTTGACCGTGAGTTGGCGTTGTATAACGCAAACATCATCATGGAATACCTGGATGAGCGTTTCCCACATCCACCGCTGATGCCAGTTTACCCGGTAGCACGTGGTAACAGCCGTCTGATGATGTACCGCATCGAACGTAACTGGTACACACTGGCTGAGAAAATTGAAAAAGGCAATGCAGAAGACGCTGACAAAGCGCGTCGTCAACTGCGTGAAGAGCTTTTGGCTCTTGCTCCAGTGTTTGCCGAGTATCCGTTCTTCATGAGCGAAGAGTTTAGCTTGGTTGATTGCTACCTGGCTCCGCTGCTGTGGCGTTTGCCGGTAATGGGCATCGAACTGAGCGGTCCCGGTGCTAAAGAAGTGAAAACTTACATGGCGCGCGTATTTGAACGTGATTCATTCCTGGCTTCACTGACCGAAGCTGAGCGTGAGATGCGTCTGGCGCAATAA
- a CDS encoding YraN family protein, with protein sequence MFRLSKKQTGDHYETQACRFLERQGLKTIEKNARFKGGELDLIMREKNCLVFVEVKYRNQTSYGGAAASISKQKQQRMLKAAYLWLGKNGLSATHTEFRFDAVTFEGDVNSVNWMKNIVFEG encoded by the coding sequence TTGTTTCGGTTAAGTAAAAAGCAAACCGGCGACCACTACGAAACACAGGCCTGCCGCTTCCTTGAACGACAGGGTCTCAAGACCATCGAGAAAAATGCCCGCTTCAAGGGCGGTGAACTTGACCTAATCATGCGGGAAAAAAACTGTCTCGTCTTCGTTGAGGTCAAGTATCGCAACCAGACCTCCTATGGCGGCGCAGCAGCCAGTATCTCCAAACAAAAACAACAACGCATGCTCAAAGCGGCTTATTTGTGGTTGGGTAAAAATGGCCTGTCCGCGACACATACCGAGTTTAGATTTGATGCCGTGACTTTTGAAGGCGACGTAAACTCGGTAAACTGGATGAAAAATATCGTATTTGAAGGGTAA
- the mraZ gene encoding division/cell wall cluster transcriptional repressor MraZ, giving the protein MLRGVSAISPDAKGRVALPKRYREELDALCDGVFVCTIDHQLPCLLLYPLPEWERIEAKLSRLSSLNPAERRLQRLLLGHAFECEMDGQGRILIAPTLRDYAGLNGKAMLVGQLNKFEIWNSDKWQQQIDQDIQHQAESAEALSDRLSNLSL; this is encoded by the coding sequence ATGTTGAGGGGCGTCAGCGCTATATCGCCCGACGCGAAAGGTCGCGTCGCATTGCCAAAGCGTTATCGAGAAGAACTCGATGCGTTGTGCGATGGCGTGTTTGTCTGCACCATTGATCATCAGTTACCATGCCTGCTGCTATACCCCTTGCCTGAATGGGAGCGCATCGAAGCCAAGCTATCCCGCTTATCCAGCCTCAATCCAGCCGAGCGTCGTTTACAGCGATTGCTGCTTGGTCATGCGTTTGAGTGTGAGATGGACGGACAGGGGCGAATTCTGATTGCACCTACACTGCGCGATTACGCCGGTTTGAATGGTAAAGCCATGCTGGTGGGACAGCTCAACAAGTTTGAGATTTGGAACAGCGACAAGTGGCAGCAACAGATCGACCAGGATATTCAACATCAAGCCGAATCAGCGGAAGCGCTGAGCGACAGGCTCAGTAACTTATCGCTTTAG
- the sspB gene encoding ClpXP protease specificity-enhancing factor: MSDINLKPRRPYLLRAFYDWLLDNDLTPHLVVDATMPYVNVPFEYVQDGQIVLNVAPRAVGNLELGNDEVSFNARFGGRPMLVTVPMYAVMAIYARENGAGTMFDPEPAYDEELERIESEPELNAVEEVQEDVETVVETEEPTSEPEQKPKGRPTLTVVK, encoded by the coding sequence ATGAGCGACATCAATCTCAAACCTCGACGCCCGTATCTGTTACGGGCGTTTTACGACTGGTTACTCGACAACGATCTAACGCCACACCTGGTTGTGGATGCAACCATGCCCTACGTGAATGTACCGTTTGAGTACGTACAGGATGGACAGATCGTATTGAACGTTGCACCGCGTGCGGTTGGCAACCTTGAATTGGGTAATGACGAAGTCAGTTTCAATGCACGATTCGGTGGTCGACCGATGCTGGTGACTGTGCCTATGTATGCTGTGATGGCAATTTATGCACGTGAAAATGGTGCTGGCACCATGTTCGATCCAGAGCCAGCGTATGATGAAGAGCTGGAGCGTATTGAATCTGAACCGGAACTCAATGCTGTCGAGGAAGTACAGGAAGACGTTGAAACTGTTGTGGAGACTGAGGAGCCAACTTCAGAGCCAGAGCAGAAACCGAAAGGTCGTCCGACACTGACCGTCGTCAAATAA
- the murE gene encoding UDP-N-acetylmuramoyl-L-alanyl-D-glutamate--2,6-diaminopimelate ligase → MPNTSFKELLAPWYDAIPETPITGLTLDNRQIQPGDVFIAVQGHSLDARRFIPAAIEAGVAAVIADDGDTNGQFDVTLQNGVPVVAFPHLKSTLSEIADRFYQSPSKMMKVIGVTGTNGKTTVSQLIAQWIDLLDGKAAVMGTTGNGFLDALEPALNTTGSALDIQQQLAVFNHQGATHVAMEVSSHGLVQDRVKAVAFDAAIFTNLSRDHLDYHGTMEAYAEAKLRLFTHYGSPVSVINVDDPVGANWVSNMPEAVAVSLSESNVHAHQGRKLWLTSVDYATSGVTISFDSSWGAGQFTAPLVGEFNVMNLLVSLTTLLGLGYEKETLMAAASKLQAVIGRMEVFHRADNPMLVVDYAHTPDALEKALMALRRHCDGKLWCIFGCGGDRDTGKRPMMADIAERLADVAILTDDNPRSESPEVIVADMLKGMVDPDQAIILHDRAEACGYAFENASEKDVILVAGKGHEDYQVLASGTVHYSDRETVRRLLEEEA, encoded by the coding sequence ATGCCGAACACGAGCTTTAAAGAATTATTGGCGCCTTGGTATGACGCCATCCCAGAGACACCTATTACCGGTTTGACGCTGGACAACCGCCAGATCCAACCAGGTGATGTATTTATTGCCGTTCAGGGTCACTCCCTGGACGCGCGCCGTTTTATCCCTGCGGCTATTGAAGCTGGCGTAGCGGCGGTGATTGCCGATGATGGCGATACTAACGGCCAGTTTGATGTCACCTTGCAAAATGGTGTGCCCGTCGTTGCCTTCCCTCACTTGAAATCCACCTTGTCAGAAATTGCTGACCGTTTCTATCAATCACCAAGCAAAATGATGAAGGTGATTGGTGTGACAGGTACCAATGGTAAAACCACGGTGAGCCAGTTGATTGCGCAGTGGATTGACCTGCTCGATGGTAAAGCGGCAGTGATGGGTACGACAGGTAATGGCTTCCTTGATGCATTAGAGCCAGCTTTGAACACCACGGGCAGCGCGTTGGATATTCAGCAGCAACTTGCCGTGTTTAACCATCAGGGCGCGACTCATGTGGCGATGGAAGTGTCTTCTCATGGTTTGGTGCAAGATCGCGTGAAAGCCGTGGCTTTTGACGCTGCCATCTTCACTAACCTCAGCCGTGATCACCTTGATTACCATGGCACCATGGAAGCATACGCCGAAGCCAAGCTTCGCCTGTTTACCCACTACGGCTCACCAGTTTCCGTGATCAACGTTGACGATCCGGTTGGTGCAAACTGGGTCAGCAACATGCCGGAAGCGGTGGCGGTTTCACTATCTGAAAGCAATGTCCACGCGCATCAAGGACGCAAGCTTTGGCTAACATCTGTCGACTATGCGACAAGTGGCGTGACCATCAGCTTTGACTCTTCATGGGGTGCTGGTCAATTTACTGCGCCGCTGGTTGGCGAATTCAATGTCATGAACCTTTTGGTTAGCCTGACCACGCTTCTGGGACTTGGTTACGAAAAAGAAACTCTGATGGCAGCGGCCAGCAAGTTGCAGGCAGTGATTGGACGCATGGAAGTTTTTCATCGTGCTGACAATCCCATGTTGGTGGTGGATTATGCTCACACGCCCGATGCTCTTGAAAAAGCGCTGATGGCTCTTCGTCGTCACTGCGATGGTAAGCTGTGGTGTATTTTCGGCTGTGGTGGCGACAGGGATACAGGTAAACGCCCAATGATGGCAGACATTGCTGAAAGGTTGGCTGATGTGGCTATCCTGACCGACGATAATCCCCGCTCTGAATCTCCGGAAGTGATTGTGGCTGACATGCTTAAAGGCATGGTCGATCCCGATCAGGCAATTATCCTTCACGACCGCGCGGAAGCGTGTGGCTATGCATTTGAAAATGCGTCAGAAAAAGACGTGATTCTGGTCGCAGGAAAAGGACACGAAGACTATCAAGTGCTGGCATCAGGTACTGTTCACTATTCCGATCGTGAGACCGTACGCCGTTTGTTGGAGGAAGAGGCATGA
- a CDS encoding penicillin-binding protein activator — protein sequence MFMRKITHKCKSVSRVLPPIALALVLSACTTTPPVEQGPQYDITAPALESSTFYLLKAETETGEAKADWYLLALKALIAEKQYAQADVLVSRLAKLPLTPLQLSEWQLNRALLSQQKGDLQTAVDNLNFQPSWGIPAIQYQRYYLLKGELYEALGNMPGAVLSYAEGSPYITDNYDKQQNWENVWTLLVKMPPSELNSLSATTNPVLNGWVELVNLLRRYSGRPAQQQEALNQWLAANPSHPANRYLPNDLTALQSMEILRPDRIGVMLPLSDKFAAQGEAIRNGLVQALLDDDSGNTAPSVMFYDTNGLSTTDIVNQMRTDGIQFAIGPLRKDKIEEFLTVSQNAIPTLALNIPNEDEGAANTCFFTLSPEQEAEQAALHIAQNKHQYPLVIAPNNSFGRRVSEAFSKQWEEQTGEPAEVEFFKNRAAMQKTVQRVFGLTESQGRIQQMQQLLGLEMESEQRSRRDVDAVYLVANAGELTLLKPFIEVAINPDVQPPKLYASSRSNNRVNGVGEIGELRGIEFSDVPLLVEPNNPTAARFNQLWPGLDNGMTRLYALGMDAYALIEALPQMQALPEYRFEGSSGELSLGDYCTVNRSVSWAMFGDQGIVSVK from the coding sequence ATGTTCATGCGTAAAATAACCCATAAGTGCAAAAGTGTATCACGAGTTCTTCCACCAATCGCGCTGGCATTGGTGCTTTCGGCGTGTACCACCACACCACCTGTTGAGCAAGGACCGCAATATGACATCACAGCGCCGGCGCTGGAGTCATCGACTTTCTATTTGCTGAAAGCAGAAACCGAAACCGGAGAAGCAAAAGCTGACTGGTATCTGTTGGCGTTAAAAGCACTGATTGCTGAAAAACAGTACGCACAAGCCGATGTTTTAGTCAGTCGTTTGGCAAAACTGCCACTGACCCCACTGCAACTTTCCGAATGGCAACTGAACCGCGCTTTGTTATCTCAGCAAAAAGGCGATCTGCAGACCGCTGTTGATAACCTGAACTTCCAGCCATCTTGGGGTATTCCTGCTATTCAATACCAGCGCTATTACCTGTTGAAAGGTGAACTTTACGAAGCACTGGGCAACATGCCAGGCGCTGTGCTCTCTTATGCCGAGGGCTCTCCTTACATCACGGACAATTACGATAAGCAGCAAAACTGGGAAAACGTTTGGACACTGCTGGTGAAAATGCCACCTTCAGAGCTGAACTCTCTGTCTGCAACCACCAATCCAGTTCTGAATGGCTGGGTCGAGCTGGTAAACCTCTTGCGCCGTTACTCGGGCCGTCCTGCTCAGCAACAAGAAGCGCTGAACCAATGGCTAGCAGCCAATCCATCTCACCCGGCTAACCGCTACCTACCGAACGATCTGACGGCACTTCAGTCGATGGAGATCCTCCGCCCTGATCGCATCGGCGTGATGCTGCCACTAAGCGACAAGTTCGCGGCACAAGGCGAAGCTATTCGTAATGGTTTGGTACAAGCGCTGCTGGATGATGATTCGGGCAATACTGCGCCTTCAGTGATGTTCTACGACACCAACGGATTGTCAACGACTGACATCGTCAACCAAATGCGTACTGACGGTATTCAGTTTGCTATCGGCCCTCTTCGCAAAGATAAAATTGAAGAGTTCCTGACTGTCAGCCAAAACGCGATTCCCACGTTGGCACTGAATATTCCAAACGAAGACGAGGGTGCGGCGAATACTTGCTTCTTCACACTATCTCCAGAGCAAGAAGCAGAGCAAGCTGCACTGCATATTGCTCAGAACAAACATCAGTATCCATTGGTGATTGCACCTAACAACAGCTTTGGCCGACGTGTGAGTGAAGCATTCTCCAAGCAATGGGAAGAGCAGACTGGTGAGCCTGCAGAAGTCGAATTCTTTAAAAATCGCGCAGCGATGCAGAAGACGGTTCAACGGGTATTTGGCCTAACGGAAAGCCAAGGGCGTATCCAGCAAATGCAGCAACTTTTGGGGCTGGAAATGGAATCAGAGCAACGTAGCCGCCGCGATGTTGATGCTGTCTACCTTGTCGCCAATGCAGGTGAACTCACGCTGCTTAAGCCGTTCATTGAAGTCGCCATCAACCCGGACGTTCAACCGCCGAAATTGTACGCAAGCTCACGCTCTAACAACCGAGTGAACGGCGTTGGGGAAATTGGTGAACTTCGCGGTATCGAATTTAGTGACGTTCCCCTTCTGGTTGAGCCTAACAATCCTACTGCTGCGCGCTTTAACCAACTCTGGCCAGGGCTGGATAATGGTATGACTCGCCTATATGCTTTGGGGATGGATGCGTATGCATTGATTGAAGCCCTTCCTCAGATGCAGGCATTGCCGGAATATCGCTTTGAAGGGTCGTCAGGTGAATTGTCACTGGGCGATTACTGCACAGTTAACCGCAGTGTTTCCTGGGCGATGTTTGGGGATCAGGGGATTGTTTCGGTTAAGTAA
- a CDS encoding BON domain-containing protein produces MKKALLLAAVLGVSACSAIYEQDTRTAKTEWQDTQLGMEVAGIVNKAPFKGDTRVNAVSYDGKLLLIGQAKTEDLKNAIVTKVRELEGVETIYDQIRIKAPLSVGDVSKDTWITTKVKSALIGSKKLRNVNIKVITEDSEVFLLGYVTREQADEATEIARNLSGVKQVIKGFQYYEPSANSE; encoded by the coding sequence ATGAAAAAGGCGCTTTTACTTGCAGCAGTGTTGGGGGTGAGTGCCTGTTCCGCGATTTACGAGCAGGATACCCGTACCGCGAAGACGGAATGGCAAGACACACAGCTAGGAATGGAAGTCGCTGGGATCGTTAATAAAGCCCCTTTTAAAGGCGACACCCGTGTTAACGCCGTTTCCTATGATGGAAAACTGCTACTGATTGGTCAGGCGAAAACCGAAGACCTCAAAAACGCTATCGTGACTAAAGTTCGAGAACTCGAAGGCGTAGAGACCATCTACGACCAAATACGCATCAAGGCGCCGTTGTCTGTGGGTGATGTGTCTAAAGATACCTGGATCACCACTAAGGTGAAATCTGCGCTCATCGGCAGTAAGAAGCTCCGTAACGTGAACATCAAAGTGATCACAGAAGACAGCGAGGTCTTTCTGCTAGGCTATGTCACCCGCGAGCAAGCCGATGAAGCCACAGAAATCGCCCGTAACTTGAGTGGTGTTAAGCAAGTCATCAAAGGCTTTCAATACTATGAGCCAAGCGCAAATAGCGAGTAA
- the ftsL gene encoding cell division protein FtsL, which translates to MSAESPGLTRQILQDLTSIGRVPMVLLVLVLLSALGVVYITQQTRAAIAHHDQLLMEREQLEVEWRNQLLEEHALSEHSRVEAMARQDQDMIRPDSRREVIVSQ; encoded by the coding sequence ATGTCGGCAGAAAGTCCAGGACTGACAAGGCAAATTCTGCAGGACCTGACCAGTATCGGTCGGGTTCCTATGGTGCTTTTGGTTCTGGTGCTGCTTTCTGCATTGGGCGTGGTTTACATCACCCAACAAACGCGTGCTGCGATAGCCCATCATGACCAACTTTTGATGGAACGCGAGCAACTGGAAGTCGAATGGCGTAACCAGTTGCTTGAGGAGCACGCGTTATCAGAACACAGCCGTGTCGAAGCGATGGCACGGCAGGATCAGGACATGATCCGTCCGGACAGTCGACGTGAAGTCATAGTGAGTCAATAG